The sequence ACGAATACCTCGCGTCGGTGACGCTGGCCGAGCTGATCGCCAAGCAGCAGGCCAAGTGTCCGGCCCAGCAGCCGGCGACCGAGTGCGTGCTGCACGACAAACGCAAAGACGCGCTCATCGACGCGCGCATGTAAATCCGTACCGGAGCCTTCCCGCATGAAACTGCCGATCTACCTCGACTACTCCGCAACCACCCCGGTGGATCCGCGCGTGGCCGCCAAGATGATCCCCTGGCTGACCGAGCACTTCGGCAACCCGGCCAGCCGTTCGCACGCCTTCGGCTGGGAAGCCGAGGAAGCGGTCGAGAACGCGCGCGAGGACGTGGCCCGGCTGGTCAACTGCGACGCCAAGGAAATCGTCTGGACCTCGGGCGCGACCGAGTCGAACAACCTGGCGATCAAGGGCGCGGCGCATTTCTACAAAGACAAGGGCAAGCACCTCGTCACCATGAAGACCGAGCACAAGGCCGTGCTCGACACCATGCGCGAGCTCGAGCGCGAGGGCTTCGAAGTCACCTACCTGTCCCCGCTCGAGAACGGCCTGGTCGACCTGGAGGTGCTGGCCGCCACGCTGCGCGACGACACCATCCTGGTCTCGATCATGGCGGTGAACAACGAGATCGGCGTGATCCAGCCGATCGCCGCGATCGGCGAGATGCTGCGCGAGCGCGGCATCCTGTTCCACGTCGATGCGGCCCAGGCCACCGGCAAGACGCCGATCGACCTCGCCGCGCTCAAGGTCGACCTGATGAGCTTCTCGGCCCACAAGACCTACGGCCCCAAGGGCATCGGCGCGCTGTACGTGCGGCGCAAGCCGCGCGTGCGGCTCGAGGCGCAGATCCACGGCGGCGGCCACGAGCGCGGCATGCGTTCGGGCACGCTGGCGACGCACCAGATCATCGGCATGGGCGAAGCGTTCCGCATCGCCCGCGAGGACATGGCGACCGAGCTCGAGCGCGTGCGCATGCTGCGCGACCGGCTGTGGAACGGCATTTCCGACATCGAGGAGGTCTACCTCAACGGCGACATGGATGCGCGCGTGCCGCACAACCTTAACGTCAGCTTCAACTACGTCGAGGGCGAGTCGCTGATCATGGCGCTGAAGGACCTGGCGGTGTCGTCGGGCTCGGCCTGCACCTCGGCCTCGCTCGAGCCGAGCTACGTGCTGCGCGCGCTGGGCCGCAACGACGAGCTGGCGCATTCGTCGATCCGCTTCACCATCGGCCGCTTCACCACGGTCGAGGACATCGACTACGCGGTGAAGCTGATCCACGAAAAGATCGGCAAGCTGCGCGAGCTGTCGCCCTTGTGGGACATGTTCAAGGAAGGCATCGATCTGAATACGGTGCAGTGGGCGGCGCATTAATCACGTGAAAGGTGAAACGTGAAAGGTGAAACGTGTGCTGCCCCCCACGCTTCACCTTTCACCGCCGCGCAGCGGCATCACGTTTCACACTCCGAAGGAGTAAGAAAATGGCATACAGCGACAAGGTCATCGACCACTACGAAAATCCCCGCAACGTCGGTTCGTTCGAGAAGGGCGACGAGACGGTCGGGACCGGGATGGTCGGCGCGCCGGCCTGCGGCGACGTGATGAAGCTGCAGATCAAGGTCGGCGCCGACGGCACCATCGAGGACGCCAAGTTCAAGACCTACGGCTGCGGCTCGGCCATCGCCTCGAGCTCGCTGGTGACCGAGTGGGTCAAGGGCAAGACGCTCGACCAGGCGCTGAGCATCAAGAACACCCAGATCGCCGAGGAACTGGCGCTGCCGCCGGTGAAGATCCACTGCTCGATCCTGGCCGAAGACGCGATCAAGGCGGCGGTGGCGGATTACAAGGCGAAGCACGAGGCGTAAGCCTCGGGAAGGGTGAAGGGGGAAGAGGGAAGGGTGGCGCAGCGAGTCGTTGCGAGCCAATCCTCTGCAACCGCCGCGAGTAAATGCCGCAATGGGTCGAGCTTCGGCTTTTGCCCTTCTCCCTTCCCCCTTCCCGCATTTGAGGTTTCCTATGGCACTGACACTTTCCGAAAAAGCCGCCAAGCACGTCTCCAACTACCTGGCCAAGCGTGGCAAGGGCGTGGGCGTGCGGCTGGCGGTGCGGACCTCGGGTTGCTCGGGGATGGCCTACAAGCTCGAGTTCGTCGACGAGATCAGCCCCGACGACCTGGCCTTCGAGAGCCACGGGGTGAAGATCTTCACCGACGCCAAGAGCCTGCCCTACATCGACGGCACCGAGCTCGACTTCGTCAAGCAGGGCTTGAACGAAGGCTTCCAGTTCAACAACCCGAACGTGAAGGACGAGTGCGGCTGCGGCGAGAGCTTCAACGTGTGAGAACCCGTGAAACGTGAAAAGTGAAATGTGAAACGTCGCACGCAGGCGCGGTCACCGCTTTTCACGTTTCACCTTTCACGTTTCACTTTTCACGGCATCTCATGGACTTCTCCCTCGACCACTTCCGCCTGTTCGGCCTGCCGCGTGCCTTCGCCGTCGATGCGCAGGCGCTCGAGGCGGCCTACCGCGCGCTGCAGTCGCAGTACCACCCGGACCGCGCCGCGAGCCTGGGCGACGCCGACAAGCGCCTCGCGCTGCAGGCCGCCACCCGCATCAACGAGGCCTTCCAGACGCTGAAGTCGCCGCTGGCGCGCGGCCGCTACCTGCTGCAGCTGGCCGGCGTCGATACCCAGGAAGAGACCAATACCGCGATGCCGGTCGACTTCCTGATGGCGCAGATGGAGTGGCGCGAGGCGATCGGCGAGGCGAAGCAGGCCGGCGACGCGGATGCGCTCGACAAGCTGGCCGCCGGATTGCGCCGCGAACGCCGTGCGCTCGAGGACGAGCTCGGCATGCTGCTCGACCAGCGCCAGGCGCACGCCGAGGCCGCCACCGCGGTGCGCAAGCTCAAGTTCATGGCCAAGCTCGACCAGGAGATCGGCGACGCGATCGACGCGCTGATCGAGTAGCGCGCGTCGCTCTTACGGCCGCCGGCCCGGTAGGTCGGACTGAAGCCCGACCTGCGGGTGCCGCGGTCCACCCGAAATGCCCGGCCCGCGCGGATGCCGCGGCCCGAACGATGTAATCCGCCGCCGCGCTCGCGCCGCGGCCTGAAGTCCGAACCCGGCAGGTGCACCGCCCCGATCGGCCCCGCCCACGAACAGAACAAGACGTCATGGCCCTTTTCCAGATCGCCGAACCCGGCCAAGCCGCCGAACCGCACCAGCACCGCCTCGCCGTCGGCATCGACCTGGGCACCACCAATTCGCTGGTCGCCACCGTCCGGAGCGGCTCGGCCAGCGTGCTGCCCGACGAGACCGGCCGCAGCCTGTTGCCCTCGGTGGTGCACTACGGCAGCGACGGCGCGGTCACCGTCGGCCACGCCGCCCAGGCGCGCCAGAGCGAAGACCCGCGCAACACCATCGTCTCGGTCAAGCGCTTCATGGGCCGCGGCGTCAAGGACCTGCCCGATTCGGCCGCCACGCCCTACCGCTTCGTCGATGCGCCCGGCATGCTCAAGATCCGCACCGTGGCCGGCGACAAGAGCCCGGTCGAGGTGTCGGCCGACGTGCTGCGCACGCTCAAGCAGCGCGCCGAGGCCAGCCTCGGCGGCGAACTGGTCGGCGCGGTGATCACCGTGCCGGCCTATTTCGACGACGCCCAGCGCCAGGCCACCAAGGACGCCGCCCGGCTGGCCGGGCTCGAGGTGCTGCGGCTCCTGAACGAACCGACCGCGGCGGCGGTGGCCTACGGCCTCGACAACGCCGCCGAGGGCGTCTACGCGATCTACGACCTCGGCGGCGGTACCTTCGACGTCTCCATCCTCAAGCTCACCCGCGGCGTGTTCGAGGTGCTCGCCACCTCGGGCGATTCGGCGCTCGGCGGCGACGACTTCGACCAGCGGGTGTTCTGCTGGCTGGCCGAGCAGGCCGGCCTGAGCCTCCTGGGCGAGCACGACACCCGCCTGCTGCTCACCCGCGCGCGCGAAGCCAAGGAAGCGCTGACCGACCACGGCTCGACCCGCATCACCGCCAAGCTGGCCGACGGCGAGGTGATCGACCTCGAGCTCGACGCCGAGACCTTCCAGCGCATCACCGCGCCGCTGGTGCAGAAGACCATCGCGCCGGTGCGCAAGGCGCTGCGCGACGCCGGCCTGGCCGCCGACGAGGTCAAGGGCGTGGTGCTGGTCGGCGGCGCCACCCGCATGCCGCACGTGCGCCGCGCGGTGGCCGGCTTCTTCGGCCGCGAGCCGTTGACCAACCTCGACCCGGACAAGGTGGTCGCGCTCGGCGCCGCCATCCAGGCCAATGCGCTGGCCGGCAACAAGGGCGACGACGAGTGGCTGCTGCTCGACGTGATCCCGCTGTCGCTCGGGCTCGAGACCATGGGCGGGCTGACCGAGAAGATCGTGCCGCGCAACAGCACCATCCCGACCGCGCGCGCGCAGGAATTCACCACCTTCAAGGACGGCCAGACCGCGATGGCGATCCACGTGGTGCAGGGCGAACGCGAGCTGGTGGCCGACTGCCGCTCGCTGGCGCGCTTCGAATTGCGCGGCATCCCGCCGATGGTGGCCGGCGCCGCGCGCATCCGCGTCACCTTCCAGGTCGACGCCGACGGCCTGCTCAGCGTCTCGGCGCGCGAGCAGTCGACCGGCGTCGAGGCCAGCATCGTGGTCAAGCCGAGCTACGGCCTCGGCGACGACGAGATCGCCCGCATGCTGCAGGACTCGATGGCGCATGCGCGCGAGGACATGAGCGCGCGCAGCCTGGCCGAGGCGCGGGTCGAGGCCGCCAGCCTGCTCAGCGCCACCGCGATGGCGCTGGCCAGCGACGGCGAGCTGCTCGACGCCGCCGAGCGCGCCGTCATCGACCAGGCGATCGCCGCGCTGGGCCTGGCCCATGCCGGCAGCGACCCGGCGGCGATCCGCGCCGCCAGCGAGGCGCTGAACCTGGCCACCACCGAATTCGCCGGCCGCCGCATGGACGCGGCCGTCAGCCGCGGCCTGGCCGGCCACAAGCTCAGCGAGCTGGAGTGAGCATGCTGTTCGTGGTGACCTTCGACGATCGCCCGGACGCCGCCGCGGTGCGGCAGCGCGAGATGGCGGCCCACCTCGACTACCTGCGGCTGCACGGCGACCGCATCAAGGTGGCCGGCTCGCTGCGCGAATCGCCGGAGTGCACGCCGGTCGGCGCCTGCTGGATCGTCGAGGCCGCCGACGCCGACACGGTTCACGCGCTGGTGCAGGCCGACCCGTTCCACCGCCATGGCCTGCGCGCCGGCTACCGGGTGCTGCACTGGTCCAAGGCCTTCGACGCGCCGGCCGTCGTCTGAACCGGCAGCACGAACGAGGAACGATTCCATGCGCCTGAACCAGGTCACCGTCGGCGTCGCCGACATCGAACGTGCGGTCGACTTCTACCGCCGGCTCGGCCTCGAGCAGATCGTCGCCGCGCCGCACTACGCCCGCTTCGCCTGCCCCGACGGCGGCTCGACCTTCTCGGTCCACCGGGTCGATGCCGTGCCGGCCAGCGCGACCACCGTCTACTTCGAGTGCGACGACCTCGACGCCCGCGTCGCGGCGCTCGAGGCGGCGGGCCTGGCGTTCGACCACGGCCCGGTCGATCAGCGCTGGCTGTGGCGCGAAGCCGCGCTGCGCGACCCGGACGGCAACCGCATCATCCTGTTCCACGCGGGCGAGAACCGTCTCGACCCGCCCTGGCGCCTCGGGCGCACCTGATTCCACGAGAGGCGAGCATGCCCAAGATCACCGTATTGCCCCACGCCGACCTGTGCCCCGGCGGCACGAGTTTCGAAGTCGAATCCGGCGTCAGTATCTGCGACGCGCTGCTCGACCGCCATATCGACATCGAGCACGCCTGCGAGAAGTCCTGCGCCTGCACCACCTGCCACGTGATCGTGCGGCAGGGCTTCAACAGCCTGGCGCCGAGCGAGGAGGAGGAGGACGACCTGCTCGACAAGGCCTGGGGCCTGACCAGCGTGTCGCGGCTGTCCTGCCAGGCCATCGTGGCGCAGGCTGACCTGACGGTCGAGATCCCGAAGTACACCATCAACCACGCGCGCGAGAAGTACGACAAGGACTGGGACGTCTGAGCGGCGCGACTGGGGAAATCCGCCTTGGCGCGGCGGCGCGATGCGGCGACCATGTCGCGATGCCCGTGTAGGAGCGGCTTCGGCCGCGAACGGATTCAGCGTGCGCATCGGCCCGTTCGCGGCTGAAACCGTTCCTGCGACGGCGATTCCCTTGCGGGACGCGTTCGAACGCCCGCGGTTTTCACGGCATGGTTGAGGCATTCCGGCCGCCATCGCCTGCCATGGCTCGAAAGGACGACATGAACCAAGCGCTCAGCAGCCGCCAGCGCGTCGAGGCCGCCCTCGCCGCGGCCGGCATCGCCATCGACGTCCGCACCTTTCCGGCCGGCACCCGCACCGCCGCCGACGCGGCCGCCGCCATCGGCTGCGCCGTGGCCGAGATCGCCAAGTCGATCGTGCTGCGCGCGCCCGAGTCGGACCGCGTGGTGGTGGTCGTCACCAGCGGCAGCAACCGCGTCGACGAGGCGCGCGTGGCCGCCCTGCTGGGCGAGCCGGTGGCGCGGGCCGACGCCGACTTCGTGCGGCGCAAGACCGGCTTCGCCATCGGCGGCGTCGCGCCGGTCGGCCACCTGGAGCCGCCGGCCGTGCTGATCGACCGCGACCTGCTGGGCTACGATCAGGTCTGGGCCGCCGCCGGCAGCGGCGACAGCGTGTTCTGCCTCACTCCGACCGAACTCCTGGCGCTGACCGGCGCACCGGTCGCCGACGTCAAACTGGAGCAATAGCCATGAAGTGGATCGATTCCCGCGAGATCGCCATCGCGCTCGCCGACAAATACCCCGACCTGGACCCCAAGGCGGTGCGCTTCACCGACCTGCGCGACTGGGTGCTCGCGCTCGAGGGCTTCGACGACGATCCTGCCCGCAGCGGCGAGAAGATCCTCGAGGCGATCCAGATGTGCTGGATCGACGAGGCGGAATAGGCCGGGCGCGACCGGCTTTCGAGCGCCCCGAGGCGACCTCCGGCGCCGGAGCGGCGAAGGCGGTCGATTCAGAACGAGCGGCAAGTGCCCGGCCTGGCCGGGCGGCGGGCCGGACGTCGAGACGACGTATTGCGTCGAGCTTCCATAACGATAAGGAGAGTAGACATGCTGATGCATGCCGATAACAGCACGCTCTTGGTGGTGGACGTGCAGGACAAGCTGGTGCCGGCGATCGCCGACGCGCCGCGCACGGTGGCGGCGATGAAGTGGCTGGTCGACGCCGCGCGCATGAATGGCGTGCCGGTGGTGCTGTCCGAGCAGTATCCGCAGGGCCTCGGCCATACGCTGGGCCTCTTGCGCGCCGCGGCCGAGTCGGCGCCGACGGTGGAGAAGACCACCTTCTCCTGCGTGGCCGCCGACTGCCTCAAGGACACGCCGGCCGAGACGCGCAGCCAGGTAGTGATCTGCGGCATCGAGGCGCATGTCTGCGTGCTGCAGACCGCGCTCGAACTGCAGGCCGCGGGCAAGCAGGTGTTCCTGGTGGCCGACGCGATCGGCGCGCGCCAGGCGGCCGACAAGGCGGTGGCGATCGAACGCGCCCGCACGGCCGGCGTGGCGATCGTGACGCGCGAGATGGCGCTGTTCGAGTGGATGCGCGACAGCCGCGTGCCGCAGTTCCGCGAGGCCAGCAAGCAGCTGCTGCAGGCCGCGCCGTCCTTGCCCTTCCAGGATGCGCTGGCCTGCCTGCCGCGCATCGACCATATCGGCGGCATGCAGCTGTGGCGCGAGGGCAAGCTCGAGGCGATCATCGAGAACCGCCCCGGCCAGGCCGGCTCGCTGGCGATCTACCACGCGCTCTACCGCGATTTCGGCGCGATCACGCCGAAGGCGGCGCGGCTGGGCCAGTGGCTGTACGGCGAGCATGCCGAGGACGCGCGCAAGCATCCGGGCAAGCATCCAAACATCGACCGGCTGTTCTCGCTCGAGGTGCTCGGCGGCGGCTACGGCGTGCGGCTGATGCCGCACTGATCCGGGCGATGGGACGCGACAAGGCCGGCTGCATGCCGGCCTTGTCGTTCCTGCGAAGGAAATCGTCGGCCGGAAAGCCCCGCAGGTCGGGCTTTACGTCCGACCGCGACCTCGATTTGCGGCGCTGTCGGGCATAAAGCCCGACCTGCGGGGGCGATCTAGGGCAACAGCCAGGCCTGTGTTCCCTTCGGATGCGCATACCAGCCCGGATCGCGATAGTCGCCCGGCGCCTGGTCGGCGCGCACCTTCAGAACGGTGAACATGCCGCCCATCTCGATCGGGCCGAACGGGCCCTGGCCGCTCATCATCGGCAGCGTGTTGGCCGGCAGCGGCATCATGCCGCCCATCTCCGCCATCTCCTGCATCTGCGCCATGCCCTCGCTGCCCATCGCCATGTAGTGGCTGCCCGGCAACAGCGTTTCCATCTTCGGTGTGAGGCGCGACTGGTCGGTGCCGACCAGGTTGGGCACCGCATGCCCCATCGGCCCCATGGTGTGGTGCGCCTTGTGGCAGTGGAACGACCAGTCGCCGGGCGCGTCGGCGACGAATTCGATCACCCGCATCTGGCCGACCGCCACGTCGGTGGCCACCTCGGGCCATTGCGCCGAGGCCGGCACCCAGCCGCCGTCGGTGCCGGTCACCGTGAAGGTGTGGCCGTGCAGGTGGATCGGGTGGTTGGTCATGGTCAGGTTGCCGACCCGGATGCGCACGCGCTCGCCCTGGCGCGCCACCATCGGCGCGATCGCCGGCGAGGTGCGGCTGTTGAAGGTCCACAGGTTGAAATCGCTCATGGTGGCCGGGTTGGGCCGCATCGTGTCCGGCGCGATGTCGTAGGCGGCCAGCAGCAGCGCGTAGTCGCGGTCGACCCGTCGCTCGGCCGGGTTCTTCGGGTGGACGATGAACAGGCCCATCATGCCCAGCGCCATCTGCACCATCTCGTCGGCATGCGGGTGGTACATGAAGGTGCCGGCGCGATTCAGCGTGAATTCGTAGACGCAGGTGCGGCCCGGCGGGATGTGCGGCTGGGTCAGTCCGCCGACGCCGTCCATGCCGCAGGGCAGCAGCAGGCCGTGCCAGTGCACGGTGGTGTGCTCGGGCAGCCGGTTGGTCACGTGGATGCGTACGCGGTCGCCCTCGACCGCCTCGATGGTCGGGCCGGGCGAGCTGCCGTTGTAGCCCCACAGCCTGGCCTTCATGCCGGGGGCGACTTCCTGCTCGATCGGCTCGGCCACCAGGTGGAATTCCTTCACGCCGCCGCGCAGGGTCCAGTCGGCCGAGCGGCCGTTGAGGGTGGTCACCGGCGTGCGGCGGCTGCCGTGCGCGGTCGGAACGGGAGCGGGCTGCGGGCGGCGTTCGGCCGTCGCGCCCGGCACGGCGGCGGCCAGGCCGGCCAGCGCGCCGGTCAGGCTGCCCAGGAAGGTGCGTCGTTGCATGCGATGTCCTTTGTTCAGTGCGTCATGGCGTGGTGCTGCGGCGTGTCGGCGGCCGGCGCCGGCGGGGCGGCTTCGGCGGAAGCTTCGATCCGCGGCGCGGGCAGCGCGCCGCCGGCGGCGGCTTCGAGCGCGAGCCAGGCCCGCCAGTAATCGCGCCGGGCGCGGATCTCGTCGCCGCGCGCGCGCAGCTCGGCGGCACGGCTCTGCAGCAGCGCGTCGACGCCGCGCAGCATGCCGTTGTAGTGCTTGAGCGCTTCGACGCGGGCTTCCGCACGCGCCGGCACGATTTCGGTCGCGGCGATGCGCCATTGCTGCTGCGCCTGCCGCAGCGCGGCCTCGCGCACCGCCAGCTCGCCGCGCAATGCGTGCAACTGCGCGTCGAGCGCCAGCCGGTCGCCGAGCCGGTTGTCGCGATGGCCGAGCACGTTGCCGGAGCCGAGCAGCGGCAACGCCGGCGTGGCGCTGCGCAGCGCCGTCTGCTGGGCGACGCCGCTGTCGATCGCCGCCATGGCCAGCGTCTGCCGCAACGCCGGGCGCCGCTGCTGCGCCAGCGCTTCGAGCCCGTCGAAGCGGGGCGCGCCGGTTGGTGGCGCGGGCAGCTCACCGAGCGTCGGTCTGGCATCGGGCGCCTGGCCCAGCGCCTGCCGCAGCGTGGCGAGCGCCTGTTCGGCCTCGGCCTGCTCGGCCAATGCGTCGCGCCGCGCCTCGGCGGCCTCGGCCAGCAGCTCGGCGGTTTCGAGCCGCGACAGGTTGCCGGCGTCGCGGCGCGCGCGGGCCAGCTCGGCCTGCGCTTCGGCGGCGGTCTGGCCGTCGCGGGCGAGCCGGGCCAGGGCTGCCGCAGCAGCTGCGTCGTACCAGGCGCGACGTGCGGCGGCAGCCTGTTCGATCAGCTGGCCGGCCAGTGCGGCGCGGCCGGCGTCGAGTTGCGCCGGCTCGCCGATCAGGTCGCGCCACGGCTCGAACGGCGCGTCGTTCAGGAAGCCGGCCGCCAGCAGCTGGGCCGGCGTGGTGCCGAATTCGAGCAGCGCTTCGCGTGCCGCGGGATGGCGCAGCACAGCGATGCGCGCGGCGCCGTCGGCATCGAGCGGTCGGTTCAGGCGGTCGGCGATGGCGGCCGCCGGGCCGTCGAAACGGTCGAGCAGCGGCAGGGCGGGCGCGGCACCGGCCGCGGCCAGGCAGGCGGCGGCCAGCAGCGCGCGGGCCGCGGGGAAATCGGGCGGAACACGGGCAGTCTCCGGGAGGGCCGCGTGGGCGGCCGGGATTCGGGCGCACGCAGGGAGTGCGTAGGCTGCGGAGCGCCGGCCATTCGCCGATATGGGCGGACGGCATGGATCGCGCCCCGAGTGGGACGAACGATCGCTGGCGCGGGGGAGGGGCTTAGATCAGCCTGGGCGGCCGGTCGGGACCGGGCAGGTCGGGGTCGCCGAAGTTGTCGGCGATGCTGCGCGGCTGGCAGCCGGGACGGCCATTGAAGAAGTCGAACAGGAAGCCGAAGGCGCCGACCTTGGCGCACGGGCTGCCGCACTTGGCGCCGCATTCACCGCCGCCGCTGCCGCCACCGCTGCTGGTACTGCGGTTGCTGCAGCAGTCGCGCTTGTCGGCCTGCTTGAGCGGTTTGCGCGCCCCGACGGCCTTGGCCTCGTCGTGGCAGGGCAGGCGCGACTGGGTCATCGCATCCATCTTCGCCATCGGCACGCCGCGCGGTTCGGCGCGGGCCGGGCCGAACGCCGCCAGTGCCAACAGCAGCACGGGCAGCAAGCGGACGAGGAAGGAGGCGAGCGAAGACATTGCGCAAGTTTAGCCGAGGTCTCCGGCCTCCGACCAGAACGCGCTGCGCCGAGTTCCGGCCAGCGTTGCGAATCCGCCGAGTGGCGCTCAGATATGGTTGTCGCGCCGGTACAGGTAGTAGCGCTCGTTGCGGTCGCCCGGCCGCGAGCCGCTCCAGATCTCGATCCAGCCCGACGGCGGCGATAGCGGTTCGGAGCCGGCCTGGCGCAGCAGCCAGGCGCAGCCCGGCAGCGCCTGCACTTCGCGCCGGGCGGTGGTCAGGCCCAGGTAGTAGTGCAGCGCGGCGCGCTGGCTCGGCTGCAGGTTCTCGCTGGCGACGCAGCCGGTGGCGGGCAGCTGCGGCGCGATCGCCGCGGCGAAATCGCGGTAGCTGGTGCGCGCGTCGACCCAGCCGGCGGCGACCGCGTTGGCCAGTCCCCAGCACAGCGTGATGCCGGCCGCCCAGTTGGTGACCGCCTGGCGGCCGACCGGGCGGCGGCGCGATACCGCCCACAGCCAGGCGGCGGTCAGCATCACGCTGGCGAGCAGGGCCGCGGTCGACCAGTGCGGCTCGAAGCTCGGCGCCAGGCTGTGGATGCGGCCGGCCAGCTTGGCCGGCGTACCCAGGTGCATCGCGCTCCAGGCCAGCCAGACGAAGACGGCGCCGAGGCCGAAGATCATCACGCCGAACCAGTTGACGAAGGCCGAGGCGCCGCGCCGCAGCACGTCGAGGCCGACCGCGCCGATCAGCGCCAGCGGCGGCAGCAGCAGCAGCGCGTAGCCGGCGCGGCCGCTGTCGGACAGCATCAGGCAGGCGAAGGCCAGCGCGCTGGCGGCGATCGGGAGCTGGAAGCGCGGCTGCATCAGCCGGTCGCGCTGCATCCACAGCGTGGCGCCGGCGAGGAACCAGGCCGGCCAGGCGAACCAGGGCAGGAGCTGCAGGTAATAGCCGAACGGGTGCAGCGCGCGCACCAGCGAGAAACCGCCGAAGAAGCCGAGCGCGTACCAGTCGTACCAGGCGGCGAAGGCGGCCGGTGCGGTGGCCTTGAGCGCCAGCGGCCAGGCGGCGATCAGCGGCAGCGCCACCGCCAGCGCGATAAGCAGCGTGAGGCCGTAGCGGCGGATGCGCCAGGCGGGCAGGGCGGTCAGCGAGAGTGCCAGCGCCAGCTGCAGCGCCGGCTCGGCCAGGCTGCCGGCCAGGCCGCAGACCGCCATCGCTGCGCCGAGCAGCGGGCCCGCCGGCAGCGGCCGGCGCGGCGCGATGGCCAGGGCGTAGAGGCCCCAGCACCAGCCGGCCAGGACCGCGACGTCGCTGTTGAGGGTATGGCCCGGCATCAGCAGGCCGGCGCAGCCGATCAGGATCAGTACCGCACTGCGGCCATGGCGGCGACCGATCAGTTC is a genomic window of Chitinimonas koreensis containing:
- a CDS encoding multicopper oxidase family protein, whose protein sequence is MQRRTFLGSLTGALAGLAAAVPGATAERRPQPAPVPTAHGSRRTPVTTLNGRSADWTLRGGVKEFHLVAEPIEQEVAPGMKARLWGYNGSSPGPTIEAVEGDRVRIHVTNRLPEHTTVHWHGLLLPCGMDGVGGLTQPHIPPGRTCVYEFTLNRAGTFMYHPHADEMVQMALGMMGLFIVHPKNPAERRVDRDYALLLAAYDIAPDTMRPNPATMSDFNLWTFNSRTSPAIAPMVARQGERVRIRVGNLTMTNHPIHLHGHTFTVTGTDGGWVPASAQWPEVATDVAVGQMRVIEFVADAPGDWSFHCHKAHHTMGPMGHAVPNLVGTDQSRLTPKMETLLPGSHYMAMGSEGMAQMQEMAEMGGMMPLPANTLPMMSGQGPFGPIEMGGMFTVLKVRADQAPGDYRDPGWYAHPKGTQAWLLP
- a CDS encoding TolC family protein gives rise to the protein MLRHPAAREALLEFGTTPAQLLAAGFLNDAPFEPWRDLIGEPAQLDAGRAALAGQLIEQAAAARRAWYDAAAAAALARLARDGQTAAEAQAELARARRDAGNLSRLETAELLAEAAEARRDALAEQAEAEQALATLRQALGQAPDARPTLGELPAPPTGAPRFDGLEALAQQRRPALRQTLAMAAIDSGVAQQTALRSATPALPLLGSGNVLGHRDNRLGDRLALDAQLHALRGELAVREAALRQAQQQWRIAATEIVPARAEARVEALKHYNGMLRGVDALLQSRAAELRARGDEIRARRDYWRAWLALEAAAGGALPAPRIEASAEAAPPAPAADTPQHHAMTH
- a CDS encoding ArnT family glycosyltransferase, yielding MLTYTPPNEQDLPQPTEKPWLLLLLCLVWLIPGLIGREPLKPDETIVADIVRHLLDGGSPSLPMMAGEPWVERAPLFYWLAGAAAWLGQWFGLALHNGARLATGALMALALWGTGMTARELIGRRHGRSAVLILIGCAGLLMPGHTLNSDVAVLAGWCWGLYALAIAPRRPLPAGPLLGAAMAVCGLAGSLAEPALQLALALSLTALPAWRIRRYGLTLLIALAVALPLIAAWPLALKATAPAAFAAWYDWYALGFFGGFSLVRALHPFGYYLQLLPWFAWPAWFLAGATLWMQRDRLMQPRFQLPIAASALAFACLMLSDSGRAGYALLLLPPLALIGAVGLDVLRRGASAFVNWFGVMIFGLGAVFVWLAWSAMHLGTPAKLAGRIHSLAPSFEPHWSTAALLASVMLTAAWLWAVSRRRPVGRQAVTNWAAGITLCWGLANAVAAGWVDARTSYRDFAAAIAPQLPATGCVASENLQPSQRAALHYYLGLTTARREVQALPGCAWLLRQAGSEPLSPPSGWIEIWSGSRPGDRNERYYLYRRDNHI